The stretch of DNA acacacgcgagacagattcgaTTCTCTCGCCTTCGCGAcgcaggagagaaaaaaaaagaaagcaaaaataaaaaaaatacatgcacATCCCAACTTTGTACAACATAGAGAAGAGGAGACGGGATGCGTCGCCAACAGGCGACAAGGACCGCGCACGTTAAGACTTCGGTTTTCTTCTATTCACAAAAGGGCGTGTGCCGAACGAGTCGGAAACTGACAGAGACGAAATTGTTcgagtattaaaaaaaattatgggagAAGTTGTGAATTCTCAGAGAGATCTTCTTGAGGCGTGCCGGATTTCATGTCGGAGCACAAAACATAGGCACATTCGCCATGCAAAGACATATCCAGTCCTAACTCTTCCTCCTCCGGAGATACTTTGAGCCCTATGGTTTTCCTCAGAAGTAAAGCGATCAACAGTGTGACGAAGGCGGCGTATGCAATGACGACCGCAACGCCAACCATCTGTTTCTCCAACAATCGAGTGCCACCACCGGCTATCAACCCGTCTGCTCCATTGGGATTGAGGTTCTTCCTCGAGCATATTCCTATGGCCAACGAGCCAAGTATACCCGGTATGCCGTGCACGCTGGCCACGTCTAGTGCATCGTCAATGTGGAGCTTTTCTTTAATAACCCACACCGAAAAATAAGAAACGGCACCTCCTACAATCGAAAAATAATAGAGGATAAGTTGCCAATATACCCGCTAGCCGGAGTAATGCCAGCGAGACCTGCTATGATTCCAGACATGACGGCAACCAGCGTAGGCTTGTTTCGAATGCAAGAAATAATCAGCCAGACAAAACCCGACCACATGGCCGCAAGCTGAGTAGAAGCAAGCGCACTCGTCGCAAGCGCTCCACCTGTCAACGCACTTCCAGAGTTGAAGCCGAACCAACCTCCCCAAAGCATACAAGTCCCAATCATTGACAGCGGGATGTTGGACGGAGGAAATTCCCCTCTGTATTTGAAAAACTTATCCCTACGACCCAAAAACACCGCCATGATCAAAGCGCTCACCCCCGCACTCGCATGAATCACCAATCCCCCGGCAAAATCCAATACGCCGTATTGGTGCAACCACCCTTTTCCCCACTTCAAAAAAAATGTCAGTCATCaaagaaaaaggttttttttttcattgagaaAGCGAGGCTTTTTTTGACACGAATCATGTTCAGCATCATATACGCATTGCGAGGGGCTCTTTGTCTGTCTCCCCGTCCAAATCCAGCTATGTTTTTTTGACGTACAATCCAGTGAGCAATGGGGTAGTACACAAAAGCCTCCCACAATATGATAAACACCATGTATGACTTCCAAATCATTCTCTCAGCAATCGACCCTGTTTCGTGTGTAGACCCGTCAGCACGGAAGACAACGGCCGCCCTTCAAACGCTTTCAGGCGTACAAAAGTGGCGCCGGATTTTTTTTGTACGAACCTGTTATAAGGAGCGGTGCTATCACCGCGAACATCATCATGAACAGGGCGAACAGTGCAGACGGAATTTTAGGCGCATGTTGTGAACAATTATTATAATCCACTCCGAGGAGAAATATGTGAGAGAGATCTCCAATGACGCCACCCAGGCTTTTTCCAAATACCAGACTATAGCCAAATGCATCCCACATGACACCAATCACGATCGATCCAGATAATATCTGCATAAGCATTGATTGGGCATTCTTGGCTCTTAAGAGACCAGCTTTTCGAcgtcaaaaaaatatgtgtaacaaACGCGTAAGTGTACTTCAGTAGAGCTTTTCGAACAAAGGAGAACCCTCTTGCTATCATAACGAGGGTGTAATTGAACTTCCGAGGAGGGGCGAGGACACTCGCGCCATGTCTCGGACGCTGCGCCATTTCTCTGACCATACCTTGAAAGAAACCCAGACCACCAAACATTGTCAACACGAATGCTGTGCTAATGAGGATCCATGTTGTGTCTCCTGTGTCGATGCACGGATTATCAAAGCGCGCGGGACCAGACATGGAAGGGACGTtggtcactcttttcagttctctaTGTACGAATATTGACGGATTCAAAAAAAAATCGAACAGTAAAATGCATATTTTCGAAAATGGGGGATATATATTATTCCGCTTTTTTTGTTATTTCCCGTTCGTTTGTGCACATTTAAAATACCAGATGATGCACTCTTCCCAGTCTTAGAAAGTCCCGTATTTCCGATCGTAATGCGCCTCTTTTTCTTTTTGCCCGTCGATGAAAAATGGGTTTTTTTTTGCTCATtagctgaaacaattttttttgcctGCTGCTCAAAAAAAAAGACGGAAAGCGTTTGTTCCTTTTCAAATGGGCATCTTGAGCTGAGAAAGACATGCTTTTTTCCAACGGCACGCTGCGGTGTTCTGAAATCAGCTTTGTATTGATCTCATCCATAGTGCCGAGCGACTGTATTTTTCTTCCCTTGATAAACCGCCCCTTTTGTCGTCTACTGCGTCTGTTTATTCCTTTTTCAGAGCTTTGATGTTTGATCAGGAATCCTTGCCCCCCTTCTCCAAAAAGGAATCTGACCATGAAAAACCCAACGTGGTATGGAATATACGCCCGTCGTGCATCCAATGGCGACAATATTCCAGGTTTGACAAGTCACGTAATATGCTATACAGCATAGATCAACAGCTGTTCCCTTCTCGATCTCTTCTGTGCGTAGAGACGTTTCTGTCACGTTCCCCAGACGCGCTCGTCGCTGGAGCCCACGCCGTCCACTTCAAAAAAAGTTGTACCCATCTCTATTCTAACCTCTCTCTCTACATATACATGTTCCGCTGATCTTTCCCTACATTTACGCATATGCGCCGCGCACATACTGCATGTCCGACGTCCCTCTACTTTTTTCTCTGCCCGCTCCAGCCTTGTCGACTGGTCCAACGCCAACATGGTGGTGTTCGCATCGCCCGAACCCATTTTTCGTGGACAAAGGTACTCTCTTGTTTTCCTCTTCTCCCCGTCCCCGATAGGCCCTCATGCGTCTTTCGCTCTTTGCTCGCGTTTTGCCCGCGTTTTGCTCACTTTTTGTCACGTGTCTTGACGCGTGTCTTggcaattttgtaaaaaaaaaagcgaCACGAAAAATTGCGAGTGGAACATGTCATGGCCGGTTTACATGGTCTGCCCGGACCGACCCCAAGAAATTATTCTAAGTTCGTTTCTGTGTGCATCCGCTCCGCTTTGAGCCGTCAAGCCCTGCCTTTGTCCTGTGCGTTCGTAAGTGCTAACGTCCAATCGCCTTCTTTCTAGTTCTAGAGAGCGACTGTCCCGTCACCCGAGTTCAGTGGTCCCCCGCCAAAGCGCACCCGCAGTTGTTGATTTGTACCGTCAATGAAATTTTCCTGCTGGGGTCCACGCAAATTCCCACCGTCAACACCATGGACATGGCTTACACCGAGCGCTTCTATTGCTCCACCCCCCTCACCTGCCAGTGGGCGGACATACCCCTCAACTACCATTTGGACGACCCCACCTGCACCTTCACCTCTTTTGGCCAGAAGTTTCTTGCGCCGATCGACTCTCATGTGTGGTCGGCTTCGAGGCCGCCCTCTGTACAGAACCCCTTTGTCGTCGTCGATTCCTTGGGACAGGTTTCCTGGATCTATTCCTCTTCCGCTGACCGACACAGCGGCTGGCACAGATGCGTCTGCGGCTTGAAAGCTGGCCTCCATTTGGTTCGTGCTTGTTTGTGTTTCACCTCTTTTTCAAGTGTCAAAATTGCCACCATCGACGCCTCCTCCCCCAACATCGTCCTCATCTACCACCTCGCCATCATCTATTccaccaacaccttgtctcactgtGCTTCCGCTTCGCGCATAGAGCTGCCGCTCTACTCTCTGGGCTCGTTGCCGATTCGACTCTCATACTTCGCCCTCTTTCGCTCTTGGCGTTCGCAAGTCTACAGCTTTCCCCCCAACAAGCCCACCCTGCGCCAGGCCCCCGCTTCCGTCTCCTTCGTCTCCTTCGACCACTACTCCCCGGGCGTTGTCTTCACCTGCGTCAAGTTCAACCTGCCCAAGCGCGTCGACGCCACTTACCTCATACAAAGGTGGGTCTCCTCGCCCCAGTCGGAACAGCTCTCCATCGCCAGGCGACAGGCCGCCCCGGCCGCGCAGCTCGACGACATCAAGGACGACGTCTTTGACCAGCTCGACGACTCCGTCGAAAAGCTCATCGACATAGCTGACTCCAATCCTCTCGAGATATTCCAGTTTTCCGACCCCAAAACCACCGACGAGCCTCCTTCTTACTCCGACCCTCCTCACGAGCAGGCCCAGTTCGGATACGCCACTCAGGACAAGCCCATACGCCTCCACCAGTGGTATTGCTCTGCCAAAAAGTGGCTCTTTCACCACCCGGACATCATCAACCTCTCCGCCTCTCAATCCTATTTCATCGTCACCAGGTCCGACGGATTCATCCAGTTCTACCATTCCGAAACTCTTCAACTACAAGGCGAGCTCTTTCTGCACTCCGACAGCAGCCGCCCCTCTCCAGACCCCCCCAAATCCTTTCCCGTGTTTTCCGCCCTGTCGCCCAATCGATGCTGTCTCGCCACGCTCCGGGCCGACCTCACGCTCACCCTCCTTCACCTCGTGCCCCTCTTCGTCAACTCGCGCCCAAAGCACGCCCTGCCCTCCCTAGTCGCCGACCGCTACGAGCTCTCCATGCTCACCACCCGCACCTGGTGGGACGTCCTCACCCTCCTCCTCGCCCTCCACCACCTGGAGCCCTCCCCCTGCCATCTCTTCCGAGAAGTGCTCCTCCGGCTCATGCGAGACCTCCGCTCCCTCGACCATTCGCTCCAACCCTTCTATCGCGCCAGACTCGAACCCATCAAAAGCGCCATCTACCGCTGCGCCCCGGACATGAACAACAACTTCATCGCCTCCCAAGCGAGACTGTGGATCACCTATATCCGCGACTCGCTCAAATCCAGCTTCAAGTGCTCCCAAGCCCTCGACAACCTCAAGTCAGCCGACCGCACGCACCTCACCGAGTCGTCTCACCCCCTAGACGTCCTGTGGACTCTCCACTCCGCCTCCCCGCACCCCCTCCAAGCCTTCGAGTCCCTCGTCGAAGACGTccaacccctcctccccctcgTCGCCTGGATCTGCCAATTCCTGCTTCACTGGTGTCGAAACGTCCATTCCGGCCTCCGATCCGTGCTTTCCGACTCCAGGGCGGCCTCGTCCGGCCAGACCCTCCTCCAGCTCGGCCCAAGGtcccccctgcccctgcccgcgtGGATGAGGGAACTGGCCGTCCCCCCGCTCACCATCGACGAGCACTACGCCGTCTGCCAAGACCAACTGGTCGACTACGGACTCATCATGCTCACGGACGGCACCTCCCTGTCTCAGCTCAAGGAGTGCCTGGAATACTCCGCTCTCGTCTATCAGCGCGCGGCCTCGACTCGCAACAACACGCAGGCTTCCGCCAGGGGATACCAAGTCTACCTCTCCCAACTCAGACACTATTGGCACACTCTGTACCAAATCGAATTCTGGTGCGCCAGATCGCAGATTTTCCAGCCCATTTCGTCCTCGGGACTCCCGCTCGTCCAGCAAAAGATACACGCCCTCTTCCAGCAGATCTACTCTCAGTGCCACCTCAACCCCGCGGACAGACCCGGGTCCTTCAGCAACCGCGAAACCGCGCTCGCCCTGTGCGACCTCATGCCCCCCAGACTCCGGCTCCTGGAAACCAACCAGTTCAACCTCGACGGGGCCCTGTCCAAGGACAACCGACACTTCGTGCAC from Schistocerca gregaria isolate iqSchGreg1 unplaced genomic scaffold, iqSchGreg1.2 ptg000632l, whole genome shotgun sequence encodes:
- the LOC126317460 gene encoding LOW QUALITY PROTEIN: ammonium transporter 1-like (The sequence of the model RefSeq protein was modified relative to this genomic sequence to represent the inferred CDS: inserted 1 base in 1 codon); amino-acid sequence: MSGPARFDNPCIDTGDTTWILISTAFVLTMFGGLGFFQAGLLRAKNAQSMLMQILSGSIVIGVMWDAFGYSLVFGKSLGGVIGDLSHIFLLGVDYNNCSQHAPKIPSALFALFMMMFAVIAPLLITGSIAERMIWKSYMVFIILWEAFVYYPIAHWIWGKGWLHQYGVLDFAGGLVIHASAGVSALIMAVFLGRRDKFFKYRGEFPPSNIPLSMIGTCMLWGGWFGFNSGSALTGGALATSALASTQLAAMWSGFVWLIISCIRNKPTLVAVMSGIIAGLAGITPASGYIGNLSSIXFSIVGGAVSYFSVWVIKEKLHIDDALDVASVHGIPGILGSLAIGICSRKNLNPNGADGLIAGGGTRLLEKQMVGVAVVIAYAAFVTLLIALLLRKTIGLKVSPEEEELGLDMSLHGECAYVLCSDMKSGTPQEDLSENSQLLP